The following are from one region of the Acidobacteriota bacterium genome:
- a CDS encoding SDR family oxidoreductase: MASDSSSSSRTSANPVALVTGGTGALGQAVVRRFLDDGYEVHVTWIVEREVERFREQFEGADAVKLHRADLTDEDSVAELFAAVEKSAGRLDALANIAGGFVYASLEDTDAKSWEKMQGMNATSCFLCCRGALKLLRASAEAGAGGAVVNVTAHPAVERGAANMSAYSASKAAVLNFTQSLAAELGGDGITVNAIAPSVIDTPANRDAMPDADTATWLTPQEIAAVVAYLTGPEARIVTGSALMLSKG, translated from the coding sequence ATGGCCAGCGATTCCTCTTCCAGCTCTCGAACCTCTGCCAATCCGGTCGCCCTGGTCACCGGCGGCACCGGCGCCCTGGGCCAGGCGGTGGTCCGGCGCTTTCTCGACGACGGCTACGAGGTCCACGTTACCTGGATCGTCGAGCGTGAAGTCGAGCGTTTCCGCGAGCAATTCGAGGGCGCGGACGCGGTGAAGCTGCACCGTGCCGACCTGACGGATGAGGATTCGGTGGCGGAGCTCTTCGCGGCGGTGGAGAAGAGCGCTGGCCGCCTCGACGCCCTGGCCAACATTGCCGGCGGCTTCGTCTACGCGTCGCTGGAAGATACGGATGCCAAGAGCTGGGAGAAGATGCAGGGGATGAACGCCACCTCCTGCTTCCTGTGCTGCCGCGGCGCCCTGAAGCTGCTGCGAGCTTCCGCCGAGGCTGGGGCCGGCGGCGCGGTGGTCAACGTCACCGCCCACCCGGCGGTGGAGCGCGGTGCCGCCAATATGAGCGCGTACTCCGCTTCCAAGGCGGCGGTGCTCAACTTCACCCAAAGCCTGGCGGCGGAGCTTGGCGGCGACGGCATCACCGTCAATGCCATCGCCCCCTCCGTCATCGACACCCCCGCCAACCGCGACGCCATGCCCGACGCCGACACCGCCACCTGGCTCACCCCCCAAGAGATCGCCGCCGTCGTCGCTTACCTCACCGGCCCCGAGGCCCGCATCGTCACCGGCTCGGCGCTGATGTTGTCGAAGGGATAA
- the pdxH gene encoding pyridoxamine 5'-phosphate oxidase, giving the protein MSSSDPTHRPEAPQDLEIHDLRSEYTRDDLRAKDLHPDPVEQFKLWFQQALDRQVPEPTAMTLATADTEGQPSLRTVLLKEVEGEDFVFYTNYESRKGRELAANPKAALLFFWPQLERQVRIEGIVQRDSQEAAEAYFKSRPRGSRLGAWASPQSRPLKNRRELEEAFAAVEERFADGEVPLPSHWGGYRLTPTALEFWQGRPSRLHDRFLYSRDADGWSLRRLAP; this is encoded by the coding sequence ATGAGCTCATCCGATCCGACCCACCGCCCCGAAGCCCCGCAAGATCTGGAGATCCATGACTTGCGCAGCGAGTACACCCGCGACGATCTGCGCGCGAAGGATCTTCATCCCGATCCCGTGGAGCAATTCAAGCTCTGGTTTCAGCAGGCTTTGGACCGCCAGGTTCCGGAACCCACGGCCATGACCCTGGCCACTGCTGATACCGAGGGCCAGCCCTCCCTGCGCACCGTGCTACTCAAGGAGGTGGAGGGCGAGGACTTCGTCTTCTACACCAACTACGAGAGCCGCAAGGGTCGCGAGCTGGCGGCCAACCCCAAAGCGGCGCTGCTCTTTTTCTGGCCCCAGTTGGAGCGCCAGGTACGCATTGAGGGCATCGTCCAACGGGATTCCCAGGAAGCCGCCGAGGCCTACTTCAAGAGCCGCCCTCGGGGGAGCCGGCTAGGGGCCTGGGCCTCGCCTCAAAGCCGTCCTCTGAAGAATCGCCGAGAGCTCGAGGAGGCGTTCGCCGCGGTCGAGGAGCGCTTTGCCGACGGGGAGGTTCCCCTACCGTCCCATTGGGGAGGCTACCGGCTCACGCCGACGGCCCTCGAGTTCTGGCAGGGGCGCCCCAGCCGGCTCCACGACCGCTTTCTCTACTCCCGGGACGCCGACGGCTGGAGCCTTCGACGGCTGGCGCCGTAG
- a CDS encoding DNA polymerase Y family protein — protein sequence MSVRASRLACLLVPLFPLAARLRSEPELQQEGLAVLSGSGTAARVMAATRAARRAGVRPGQTLAQARALMPKLIARGRDAECERAAQEALLEAAESFSPRVEDAGPGEVYLDADGLQRHFPGDHPERDLGCALIRAAEAHGLPVRVGVASSKLAARVAAGQPDSPTVVAAGDESEFLAPLPLGRLSPDLEVAQTLSRWGIRTVGELAGLPRDEVASRLGSSGQALHAIARGLDPQPLTPRQPPPSFREGMHLEWPLVALEPFLFVARAALDRLAERLAGRGLACRKLDLSLNLEPDGFHERGIDLPAPTREVKTLLTLVRLELEARPPGAPVAGFHFSAHPDRPREAQLSLFGPEALSPDRLAATLARLFALLGPDRVGSPRPADSHRPEGFTLVEYSPPPPPEVRRDPPRGRGLLTVRVLRPPVALEVITAEPPSSNNGTQAAGASPLPDAAGLRLLSVKALDIEDNARRPKIQGRVRVASGPWDLEEDWWSEQSVERDYWDVELSTGGVYRIYRDRTGGDWFADGVYD from the coding sequence ATGTCCGTGCGTGCATCCCGGCTGGCTTGCCTGCTGGTCCCCCTCTTCCCGCTGGCGGCGCGGCTGCGCAGCGAGCCGGAGCTGCAGCAGGAGGGGCTGGCGGTGCTCAGCGGCAGCGGTACCGCCGCCCGAGTGATGGCCGCCACCCGCGCCGCTCGCCGCGCCGGCGTTCGCCCCGGCCAAACCCTCGCCCAGGCCCGGGCGCTGATGCCCAAGCTCATCGCCCGGGGCCGCGACGCCGAGTGCGAGCGGGCCGCCCAGGAAGCGTTGTTAGAGGCGGCGGAGAGTTTCTCGCCGCGGGTGGAAGACGCCGGGCCGGGGGAGGTCTATCTCGACGCCGACGGTCTGCAGCGCCACTTCCCCGGTGATCATCCGGAGCGCGACCTGGGCTGCGCCCTGATCCGCGCCGCCGAGGCCCACGGACTGCCGGTGCGGGTGGGCGTCGCTTCCAGCAAGCTGGCGGCGCGGGTGGCCGCCGGTCAACCCGACTCCCCGACGGTGGTCGCCGCCGGCGACGAGTCGGAGTTCCTCGCCCCTCTGCCCTTGGGCCGCCTGTCGCCGGATCTGGAGGTGGCCCAAACCCTCTCCCGCTGGGGCATCCGCACCGTCGGCGAGCTCGCCGGTCTGCCCCGGGACGAGGTGGCGAGCCGCCTGGGATCCTCCGGTCAGGCTCTCCACGCCATCGCCCGGGGTCTCGATCCCCAGCCCCTGACCCCGCGCCAGCCGCCGCCGTCGTTCCGCGAAGGAATGCATCTGGAGTGGCCGCTGGTGGCCCTGGAGCCCTTCCTCTTCGTCGCCCGCGCCGCCCTCGACCGCCTCGCCGAACGCCTCGCCGGCCGCGGCCTGGCCTGCCGCAAGCTCGACCTTTCCCTCAACCTCGAGCCCGACGGATTCCACGAGCGCGGCATCGATCTGCCGGCTCCCACCCGCGAGGTCAAGACCCTCCTCACCCTGGTGCGTCTGGAGCTCGAAGCCCGGCCGCCGGGGGCGCCGGTGGCGGGCTTCCACTTCTCCGCCCACCCCGACCGCCCGCGGGAGGCTCAACTCTCCCTCTTCGGCCCCGAGGCCCTGTCCCCGGACCGCCTGGCCGCCACCCTCGCCCGTCTCTTCGCCCTCCTGGGTCCGGACCGGGTAGGCTCCCCCCGCCCCGCCGACAGCCATCGGCCGGAGGGCTTCACCCTGGTGGAATACTCCCCGCCACCACCGCCGGAGGTGCGCCGGGATCCCCCCCGGGGCCGCGGCCTGCTGACGGTGCGGGTGCTGCGCCCGCCGGTGGCGTTGGAGGTGATCACCGCCGAACCACCGTCATCCAACAACGGCACCCAAGCTGCCGGAGCCTCGCCCCTCCCCGACGCCGCCGGGCTGCGGCTGCTCTCGGTCAAAGCCCTGGACATCGAGGACAACGCCCGGCGCCCCAAAATCCAGGGCCGCGTCCGGGTCGCCTCGGGTCCCTGGGACCTGGAGGAGGATTGGTGGAGCGAGCAGTCGGTGGAGCGGGATTATTGGGACGTCGAGCTCTCCACCGGCGGCGTCTACCGCATCTATCGCGACCGCACCGGTGGCGATTGGTTTGCCGATGGGGTGTACGACTGA